A section of the Salifodinibacter halophilus genome encodes:
- a CDS encoding DUF1732 domain-containing protein — protein sequence KLETRLADLVQPTDNGRLEQELVLWLQKLDVDEELDRLQSHVAEARRVLKLREAVGRRLDFLLQEFNREANTLGSKSVD from the coding sequence AAGCTGGAAACCCGCCTGGCCGACCTGGTCCAGCCGACCGACAACGGCCGCCTGGAGCAGGAACTGGTTCTGTGGCTGCAAAAGCTCGACGTCGACGAAGAGCTCGACCGGCTGCAATCGCACGTCGCCGAAGCCCGGCGCGTGCTCAAGCTGCGCGAAGCGGTCGGCCGGCGCCTGGATTTCCTGCTGCAGGAATTCAACCGCGAGGCCAACACCCTGGGCTCCAAGTCGGTCGAC